In Electrophorus electricus isolate fEleEle1 chromosome 14, fEleEle1.pri, whole genome shotgun sequence, a single window of DNA contains:
- the bambia gene encoding BMP and activin membrane-bound inhibitor (Xenopus laevis) homolog a, which translates to MDRHSSFVSLWFQLELCAMAILLTKGEIRCYCDAPHCVATGYMCKSELNACFTKVLDPLNTNSPLTHGCLDPLLNSVDVCTKKNLDVLKAGPSPIVCCNDDMCNYRGLHDIAHTRSDSTDRYQPDSPNQNLITRVQELASAKEVWFRAAVIAVPIAGGLILVLLIMLALRMLRSENKRLRAQRQQMLSRLHYSFHGHHHAKKGHVAKLDLECMVPVTGHDNCCLGCEKLRQAELSAGGGGGGGGGERFLSLVHWGMYTGHGKLEFV; encoded by the exons ATGGATCGCCATTCCAGTTTTGTTTCGCTTTGGTTTCAGTTGGAACTTTGTGCGATGGCCATTCTCCTTACAAAAG GAGAGATCAGATGCTACTGCGATGCACCGCACTGTGTTGCTACTGGATACATGTGCAAGTCAGAGCTTAATGCTTGTTTCACCAAGGTATTGGACCCACTTAATACGAACTCCCCGCTGACACATGGGTGCCTGGACCCGTTATTGAACTCGGTGGATGTGTGCACCAAGAAGAACTTGGACGTTTTAAAGGCAGGCCCTTCGCCTATTGTGTGCTGTAATGATGATATGTGTAACTACCGTGGACTGCATGACATTGCACACACTCGAAGTGACTCCACAG ACCGGTACCAGCCGGACAGCCCGAACCAGAACCTGATCACTCGAGTCCAGGAGCTGGCCTCTGCCAAGGAGGTGTGGTTCCGGGCGGCGGTGATCGCCGTGCCCATCGCGGGAGGCCTGATACTGGTCCTTCTCATCATGCTGGCGCTACGTATGCTCCGCAGCGAGAACAAGCGCCTGCGGGCACAACGGCAGCAGATGCTGTCCCGCCTGCACTACAGCTTCCACGGGCACCACCACGCCAAGAAGGGCCACGTGGCCAAGCTGGACCTGGAGTGCATGGTGCCCGTCACAGGGCACGATAACTGCTGCCTGGGCTGCGAAAAGCTGCGGCAGGCCGAGCTGAGTGCGGgcggtggaggaggaggaggggggggcgAGCGCTTCCTCTCGCTTGTGCACTGGGGGATGTACACAGGCCACGGAAAGCTGGAGTTTGTATGA